One region of Clavibacter michiganensis subsp. tessellarius genomic DNA includes:
- the efeU gene encoding iron uptake transporter permease EfeU, with protein sequence MFANYLIGLREGLEAALVVTILIAYVVKIGRRDVLGRLWLGVGLAVLLALTVGAVLTYGAYGLTFEAQEAIGGSLSIVATGLVTWMVFWMLRTAKDMRSELQGAVDRAIAGAAWGLVAVAFLAVGREGIETALFLWSAVQATGATTLPLVGAGLGIVTAVALGWLVYRGVLRIDLARFFTWTGALLIVVAGGVLAYGVHDLQEAGILPGLGALAFDVSGAVPPGSWYGTLLKGTVNFSPATTWLEAITWVLYVVPTLAAYLTLSRRGRRPRADAGGSAPAAPAASAAAAAQPAASPAPADAPAAR encoded by the coding sequence GTGTTCGCGAACTACCTGATCGGCCTGCGCGAGGGCCTCGAGGCCGCGCTGGTCGTCACGATCCTCATCGCCTACGTCGTCAAGATCGGCCGCCGCGACGTGCTCGGCCGGCTGTGGCTCGGCGTCGGGCTCGCGGTGCTCCTCGCGCTCACGGTCGGCGCGGTCCTCACCTACGGCGCCTACGGCCTCACGTTCGAGGCGCAGGAGGCCATCGGCGGATCCCTCTCCATCGTCGCGACGGGCCTCGTCACCTGGATGGTGTTCTGGATGCTGCGGACCGCCAAGGACATGCGCTCCGAGCTGCAGGGCGCCGTCGACCGCGCCATCGCGGGCGCCGCATGGGGCCTCGTCGCCGTCGCGTTCCTCGCGGTCGGCCGCGAGGGCATCGAGACCGCGCTGTTCCTCTGGTCGGCCGTGCAGGCCACGGGCGCCACGACCCTGCCGCTCGTGGGCGCGGGCCTCGGCATCGTCACCGCCGTCGCGCTCGGCTGGCTCGTGTACCGCGGGGTGCTGCGCATCGACCTCGCCCGGTTCTTCACCTGGACGGGTGCGCTCCTCATCGTGGTCGCCGGCGGCGTCCTCGCGTACGGCGTGCACGACCTCCAGGAGGCGGGCATCCTCCCGGGGCTGGGCGCGCTCGCGTTCGACGTCTCGGGCGCCGTGCCGCCCGGATCCTGGTACGGCACGCTCCTCAAGGGCACCGTCAACTTCTCCCCCGCCACCACCTGGCTCGAGGCGATCACCTGGGTGCTCTACGTCGTGCCCACGCTCGCCGCCTACCTCACGCTGTCCCGGCGGGGTCGCCGCCCCCGGGCCGACGCGGGCGGATCCGCTCCCGCCGCGCCCGCCGCGTCCGCCGCCGCCGCCGCGCAGCCCGCCGCCTCCCCCGCCCCCGCGGACGCGCCCGCCGCCCGCTGA
- the fdxA gene encoding ferredoxin, whose protein sequence is MTYVIALPCVDVKDRACIDECPVDCIYEGERSLYIHPDECVDCGACEPVCPVEAIYYEDDLPERWSDYYTANVEFFAEMGSPGGATKVGVTHSDHPVIAALPPQNG, encoded by the coding sequence GTGACCTACGTCATCGCCCTGCCCTGTGTCGACGTCAAGGACCGCGCCTGCATCGACGAGTGCCCGGTGGACTGCATCTACGAGGGCGAGCGGTCGCTCTACATCCACCCCGACGAGTGCGTCGACTGCGGCGCCTGCGAGCCGGTCTGCCCCGTCGAGGCCATCTACTACGAGGACGACCTGCCCGAGCGGTGGAGCGACTACTACACGGCGAACGTCGAATTCTTCGCCGAGATGGGCTCGCCCGGCGGCGCCACGAAGGTCGGCGTGACGCACTCCGACCACCCCGTCATCGCCGCGCTCCCGCCCCAGAACGGCTGA
- a CDS encoding serine/threonine-protein kinase: protein MARRLPSSPPVLPGFSYVTVLGSGGFADVFLYEQDMPRRQVAVKVMLAEIATDRLRAMFRAEADLMAQLSAHPSVLTVHQASVAADGRPYLVMELCSSSLSDRYRREPLGVAEVLRVGIRIASAVETAHRAGVLHRDIKPANILTTAFGHPVLSDFGIASTLEDAAATDAVGLSIPWSAPEVLADESPGTVRSEVWSLAATVYSLLAGRSPFEVPGGQNAPADLVARIQRARPLPTGRADVPERLELVLRRSMSRQPEARPGSALAFVRELQAVEAELQLAQTPLEVASEEWASAVAAGVEEDDDPTRVRGIVQVDPGAAGARAAVRRVRRKATSTAGVPRGRAGAEAGVAAAAAGARPSGAASARAASARSASVRSASARGTGPSVASEPVRAGSASTSLGRSGSGPVGASGSGRPPAPGPRSFLARHRVALLAAASGAVVASALVGVLLGGSGGGTGARDIPVVGAIEASATADGVLFSWDDPGLGADDAYQVVRDGGLPSTQRDTSFRVTSGAAGAASATGAGDRACVTVTVTRDGIAGRPSTEKCAELPR, encoded by the coding sequence ATGGCCAGACGCCTGCCGTCGTCCCCGCCGGTGCTGCCGGGGTTCTCCTACGTGACGGTCCTCGGATCCGGCGGCTTCGCCGACGTGTTCCTCTACGAGCAGGACATGCCGCGGCGCCAGGTGGCGGTCAAGGTGATGCTCGCCGAGATCGCGACCGACCGGCTGCGGGCCATGTTCCGCGCGGAGGCCGACCTCATGGCGCAGCTGAGCGCGCATCCGTCGGTGCTCACGGTGCACCAGGCGAGCGTCGCGGCCGACGGACGCCCGTACCTCGTGATGGAGCTGTGCTCGTCGAGCCTCAGCGACCGGTACCGGCGCGAGCCGCTGGGCGTCGCCGAGGTGCTGCGCGTGGGGATCCGCATCGCGAGCGCCGTGGAGACCGCGCACCGCGCGGGCGTGTTGCATCGCGACATCAAGCCGGCGAACATCCTGACGACGGCGTTCGGGCACCCCGTGCTCAGCGACTTCGGCATCGCCTCCACGCTCGAGGACGCCGCGGCGACCGACGCCGTGGGCCTGTCCATCCCGTGGTCGGCGCCCGAGGTGCTCGCCGACGAGAGCCCGGGCACGGTGCGGAGCGAGGTGTGGTCGCTCGCGGCGACCGTGTACTCGCTGCTCGCCGGGCGGAGCCCGTTCGAGGTGCCGGGCGGGCAGAACGCGCCCGCGGACCTCGTCGCCCGGATCCAGCGGGCGAGGCCTCTGCCGACCGGCCGCGCGGACGTGCCCGAGCGGCTCGAGCTCGTGCTGCGCCGGTCGATGTCGCGCCAGCCGGAGGCGCGGCCGGGGTCGGCGCTCGCGTTCGTGCGCGAGCTGCAGGCGGTGGAGGCGGAGCTGCAGCTCGCGCAGACGCCGCTCGAGGTGGCGAGCGAGGAGTGGGCGTCCGCGGTGGCGGCCGGCGTCGAGGAGGACGACGACCCGACGCGCGTGCGCGGCATCGTGCAGGTGGATCCGGGAGCGGCGGGCGCGCGCGCGGCCGTCCGCCGGGTGCGGCGGAAGGCGACGTCGACGGCCGGCGTCCCGCGGGGGCGCGCGGGAGCGGAGGCCGGCGTGGCGGCGGCGGCGGCGGGCGCGCGGCCGTCCGGTGCCGCGTCGGCACGTGCCGCGTCCGCGCGATCCGCGTCGGTGCGATCCGCGTCGGCGCGCGGCACGGGTCCCTCCGTCGCGTCGGAGCCGGTGCGCGCGGGATCCGCGTCCACGTCCCTCGGCCGCTCCGGGTCCGGGCCCGTCGGCGCCTCCGGCTCCGGCCGTCCGCCCGCGCCGGGGCCGCGCTCGTTCCTCGCCCGGCACCGCGTCGCGCTCCTCGCGGCGGCGTCCGGCGCGGTCGTCGCGAGCGCGCTGGTCGGCGTGCTCCTCGGCGGATCCGGCGGCGGCACGGGCGCGCGCGACATCCCGGTCGTCGGCGCCATCGAGGCCTCCGCCACGGCCGACGGCGTCCTCTTCTCCTGGGACGACCCCGGCCTCGGCGCCGACGACGCGTACCAGGTGGTGCGCGACGGCGGCCTGCCGAGCACGCAGCGCGACACGTCGTTCCGCGTCACGTCGGGGGCCGCCGGGGCCGCGAGCGCCACCGGCGCGGGCGACCGCGCCTGCGTCACCGTGACCGTCACGCGCGACGGCATCGCCGGCCGGCCGTCGACCGAGAAGTGCGCGGAGCTGCCGCGATGA
- a CDS encoding PIG-L family deacetylase, which produces MIPGSTSRPAREHVLFVHAHPDDESIVTGGTIAKLVRDGVPVTVLTCTRGERGDVIPEELRHLEGDLRALADHRETELADAMAALGVVDHRFLGDVGARWRGLEPRRYVDSGMEWGDDGVPVALRPLDPDSLSAGDEADEARDVLAVIADVDATTVITYDDHGGYGHPDHKRVHVIATWAAEEAGVPAYLITTTESSAREAHERVAARGRFPAPDAHPAGMLVLPDDAVDLAVDVTEVREAKTRAIAAHRTQVVVDGDEFALSHGIGEPIGSVELFRLHRPAGAADDAEADGPPRGLQRIGTAAASLVLGLLVGTIGTVAHRAPLAVGGVGVPVGLVLALVTLACLLVAFRLLLVDRLHVLCLGLGAVAAVAVLGMSGPGGSVLFPADWVSQTWAVAPAIIVAVVVVWPRFAPRGSRPDAGSATGSATGPAIDRAPAPAAASGEAPSTEAAPAGRTPGAA; this is translated from the coding sequence ATGATCCCCGGCTCGACCTCCCGTCCCGCGCGCGAGCACGTCCTCTTCGTGCACGCCCATCCCGACGACGAGAGCATCGTCACGGGCGGCACCATCGCGAAGCTCGTGCGCGACGGCGTCCCCGTCACGGTGCTCACCTGCACGCGTGGCGAGCGGGGCGACGTGATCCCCGAGGAGCTCCGCCACCTCGAGGGCGACCTGCGGGCGCTCGCCGACCACCGGGAGACGGAGCTGGCCGACGCCATGGCCGCGCTCGGGGTCGTCGACCACCGCTTCCTGGGCGACGTCGGCGCGCGCTGGCGCGGCCTCGAGCCCCGCCGGTACGTCGACTCCGGCATGGAGTGGGGCGACGACGGCGTGCCCGTGGCGCTCCGGCCGCTCGACCCCGACTCGCTGTCCGCCGGCGACGAGGCCGACGAGGCGCGGGACGTGCTGGCCGTCATCGCCGACGTCGACGCGACCACCGTCATCACCTACGACGACCACGGCGGCTACGGCCACCCCGACCACAAGCGCGTGCACGTCATCGCCACGTGGGCAGCGGAGGAGGCCGGGGTGCCGGCGTACCTCATCACCACGACCGAGTCGTCCGCCCGCGAGGCGCACGAGCGCGTGGCCGCGCGCGGCCGCTTCCCGGCGCCCGACGCGCATCCGGCCGGCATGCTCGTGCTGCCCGACGACGCGGTGGACCTCGCGGTCGACGTCACCGAGGTGCGGGAGGCGAAGACCCGGGCCATCGCCGCGCACCGCACGCAGGTCGTGGTCGACGGCGACGAGTTCGCGCTGTCGCACGGGATCGGCGAGCCCATCGGCTCCGTCGAGCTCTTCCGCCTGCACCGCCCCGCCGGCGCCGCGGACGACGCCGAGGCCGACGGCCCGCCGCGCGGCCTGCAGCGCATCGGCACCGCGGCCGCGTCCCTCGTGCTCGGCCTCCTGGTCGGCACCATCGGCACGGTCGCGCACCGCGCGCCGCTCGCCGTCGGCGGCGTCGGCGTGCCCGTCGGCCTCGTGCTCGCCCTCGTGACGCTCGCGTGCCTCCTCGTCGCCTTCCGGCTGCTCCTGGTCGACCGGCTGCACGTCCTGTGCCTCGGCCTCGGGGCGGTCGCGGCCGTCGCGGTGCTCGGCATGAGCGGGCCGGGCGGCTCCGTGCTCTTCCCGGCCGACTGGGTGAGCCAGACCTGGGCGGTCGCGCCCGCGATCATCGTGGCCGTGGTCGTCGTGTGGCCGCGGTTCGCGCCGCGCGGCTCCCGCCCGGACGCCGGATCCGCGACCGGATCCGCGACCGGGCCCGCGATCGACCGGGCGCCCGCTCCCGCAGCCGCGTCGGGGGAGGCGCCGTCCACGGAGGCCGCCCCGGCCGGCCGCACCCCGGGCGCCGCGTAG
- the efeO gene encoding iron uptake system protein EfeO yields MKRSTLPAAALLAGAALALSGCVANAPSGSAGDGAAPASGVTQLTVDSSADACTVSAATAPSGTVSFHVTNSTDQVTEFYLLADDGLRIVGEVENVSPGIERDLVITAQPGSYFTVCKPGMVGDGVGRAPFTVTGDQVALAGDAEQQGRDAAAAYLAYVKDQVGRLLPATQEFADAYLAGDDEKARSLYPTARSYYERVEPVAESFGDLDPEIDFREADVEPGTEWTGWHRIEKDLWQPAPDANGGDVYVPLSAGDRAHFAQELTADTQRLYDAVHADGFSVDVSTISNGAVGLMDEVASGKITGEEEIWSHTDLWDFQANLEGARVAYEGVRDIVAAKDPQLVATLDGEFAKLESDLSAYGSLEKGFTAYDALTKDQVKGLADGVNALAEPLSKLTGTLVG; encoded by the coding sequence ATGAAGCGCTCCACCCTCCCCGCCGCCGCCCTGCTCGCCGGCGCCGCCCTCGCCCTCTCGGGCTGCGTCGCGAACGCGCCCTCCGGATCCGCGGGCGACGGCGCCGCCCCGGCGTCCGGCGTCACCCAGCTCACGGTCGACAGCTCCGCGGACGCCTGCACGGTGTCCGCCGCGACCGCGCCCAGCGGCACGGTCTCCTTCCACGTCACGAACTCCACCGACCAGGTCACGGAGTTCTACCTCCTCGCCGACGACGGCCTCCGCATCGTCGGCGAGGTCGAGAACGTGAGCCCGGGCATCGAGCGCGACCTCGTGATCACGGCGCAGCCCGGCAGCTACTTCACGGTCTGCAAGCCCGGCATGGTGGGCGACGGCGTCGGCCGCGCGCCCTTCACGGTCACGGGCGACCAGGTGGCGCTCGCCGGCGACGCCGAGCAGCAGGGCCGGGACGCCGCCGCGGCCTACCTCGCCTACGTCAAGGACCAGGTGGGCCGCCTCCTCCCCGCCACGCAGGAGTTCGCCGACGCCTACCTCGCGGGCGACGACGAGAAGGCGCGCTCCCTCTACCCCACCGCCCGGTCGTACTACGAGCGGGTGGAGCCGGTCGCGGAGTCCTTCGGCGACCTCGACCCGGAGATCGACTTCCGCGAGGCCGACGTCGAGCCCGGCACCGAGTGGACCGGCTGGCACCGCATCGAGAAGGACCTCTGGCAGCCCGCGCCGGACGCGAACGGCGGCGACGTGTACGTGCCGCTCAGCGCCGGCGACCGCGCGCACTTCGCGCAGGAGCTGACCGCCGACACGCAGCGCCTCTACGACGCCGTGCACGCGGACGGCTTCTCGGTCGACGTCTCCACCATCTCCAACGGCGCCGTGGGGCTCATGGACGAGGTCGCGTCCGGCAAGATCACGGGCGAGGAGGAGATCTGGTCGCACACCGACCTCTGGGACTTCCAGGCGAACCTCGAGGGCGCCCGCGTCGCCTACGAGGGCGTCCGCGACATCGTCGCCGCGAAGGACCCGCAGCTCGTCGCCACGCTCGACGGCGAGTTCGCGAAGCTCGAGTCCGACCTCTCCGCGTACGGGTCGCTCGAGAAGGGCTTCACGGCCTACGACGCGCTGACGAAGGATCAGGTCAAGGGCCTCGCCGACGGCGTCAACGCGCTGGCCGAGCCGCTGTCGAAGCTCACCGGGACGCTCGTCGGATGA
- the efeB gene encoding iron uptake transporter deferrochelatase/peroxidase subunit codes for MTDGHDGAAVRDTADALEDPSAPTAPAAPRGVSRRGVLGLLGAGALGGGLVGSAGGVMADRAFAGARRAAGGAAYAFHGAHQAGITTPAQDRLHFAAFDVADIDRDGLVSLLRDWSAAAARMTAGGSAGALGAVDGAYDSPPDDTGEALDLPPAGLTITFGLGPSLFTTADGVDRFGIADRRPAALVDLPRFPGEALVPQATGGDLCVQACSDDPQVAVHAIRNLSRIAFGRASLRWSQLGFGRTSSTSRAQATPRNLFGFKDGTANVKSEDTRVVDEHVWADAGSAPGEAWMEGGSYLVARRIRMTVETWDRSSLREQERVVGRTKGSGAPLSGGEEHTAPDFAATGRGGAPLIDPASHVRLAHPDANAGAVLLRRGYNFVDGNDDLGRLNAGLFFLAFQRDPRTQFIPIQRSLAKDAMNEYLRHVGSGIWAVPPGASRDGYVGETLFGS; via the coding sequence ATGACCGACGGACACGACGGCGCGGCCGTGCGCGACACCGCCGACGCCCTCGAGGACCCGAGCGCCCCGACGGCCCCCGCCGCCCCACGCGGCGTCTCCCGCCGCGGCGTCCTCGGGCTGCTCGGCGCCGGGGCGCTCGGCGGCGGCCTCGTGGGATCCGCCGGCGGCGTCATGGCCGATCGCGCCTTCGCGGGCGCGCGCCGGGCAGCCGGCGGCGCCGCCTACGCCTTCCACGGGGCGCACCAGGCCGGGATCACCACGCCCGCGCAGGACCGGCTGCACTTCGCCGCGTTCGACGTGGCGGACATCGACCGCGACGGCCTCGTCTCGCTCCTGCGGGACTGGAGCGCCGCCGCTGCCCGGATGACGGCGGGCGGATCCGCGGGCGCGCTCGGCGCCGTCGACGGCGCCTACGACTCCCCGCCGGACGACACGGGCGAGGCACTCGACCTCCCGCCCGCCGGCCTCACCATCACCTTCGGCCTCGGCCCGTCGCTGTTCACCACGGCCGACGGCGTCGACCGCTTCGGCATCGCCGACCGCCGCCCCGCCGCCCTCGTCGACCTGCCGCGCTTCCCCGGCGAGGCGCTCGTGCCGCAGGCGACGGGCGGCGACCTCTGCGTCCAGGCCTGCAGCGACGACCCGCAGGTGGCCGTGCACGCCATCCGCAACCTGTCGCGCATCGCGTTCGGCCGCGCCTCCCTCCGGTGGTCGCAGCTCGGCTTCGGCCGCACGTCGTCGACGAGCCGCGCGCAGGCCACGCCGCGCAACCTCTTCGGCTTCAAGGACGGCACGGCGAACGTCAAGTCCGAGGACACCCGCGTGGTCGACGAGCACGTGTGGGCCGACGCCGGATCCGCGCCGGGCGAGGCCTGGATGGAGGGCGGCTCGTACCTGGTCGCCCGCCGCATCCGCATGACCGTCGAGACGTGGGACCGCTCGTCGCTGCGCGAGCAGGAGCGGGTGGTGGGACGCACGAAGGGCTCGGGAGCGCCGCTCAGCGGCGGCGAGGAGCACACGGCCCCCGACTTCGCCGCCACCGGCCGCGGCGGCGCACCGCTCATCGACCCGGCGTCGCACGTGCGCCTCGCGCACCCCGACGCGAACGCCGGCGCGGTGCTCCTGCGTCGCGGCTACAACTTCGTCGACGGCAACGACGACCTGGGCCGCCTCAACGCGGGGCTGTTCTTCCTGGCGTTCCAGCGCGATCCGCGGACCCAGTTCATCCCCATCCAGCGGAGCCTCGCGAAGGACGCCATGAACGAGTACCTGCGCCACGTCGGCAGCGGGATCTGGGCGGTGCCGCCCGGCGCGAGCCGCGACGGCTACGTGGGCGAGACCCTCTTCGGGTCGTGA
- the dapC gene encoding succinyldiaminopimelate transaminase, producing the protein MALGELPDYPWDQMAPYAARAGRHADGIVDLSIGSPVDPTPTLVRDALAWATDAHAYPTTVGTPELRRAMVDWHARRRNATLDVDQVLPTIGSKEMVAWLPFMLGLGEGDAVVHPRVSYPTYAIGAALAGAESVPADDPAEWPASTRLVWLNSPGNPDGRVLGVDELRAAVARARELGAVIASDECYAELGWEGEWADGPTPSILDARVVGDDHTGVLALYSLSKQSNLAGYRAALVAGDRDVIARLIRVRKHAGLLPPAPLQHAMTVALGDDEHVRAQRELYRARRDVLRPALEDAGWRIDRSEAGLYLWATRGRDAWEGIAELADLGILAGPGPFYGDASPEHVRLSLTATDERIQAAAARLRAASST; encoded by the coding sequence GTGGCCCTCGGCGAGCTGCCCGACTACCCCTGGGACCAGATGGCGCCCTACGCCGCGCGGGCGGGGCGGCACGCGGACGGCATCGTCGACCTGAGCATCGGGTCGCCGGTGGATCCGACGCCGACGCTCGTCCGCGACGCGCTCGCCTGGGCGACCGACGCGCACGCGTACCCGACCACGGTCGGCACCCCGGAGCTCCGGCGGGCGATGGTCGACTGGCACGCCCGGCGCCGGAACGCGACGCTCGACGTCGACCAGGTGCTGCCGACCATCGGCTCCAAGGAGATGGTGGCCTGGCTGCCGTTCATGCTCGGCCTCGGCGAGGGCGATGCGGTCGTGCACCCGCGCGTCTCGTACCCCACCTACGCGATCGGCGCCGCGCTCGCGGGCGCCGAGAGCGTGCCGGCCGACGACCCGGCGGAGTGGCCCGCGTCCACGCGCCTCGTCTGGCTCAACTCGCCCGGCAACCCCGACGGCCGCGTGCTCGGCGTCGACGAGCTGCGGGCCGCCGTCGCGCGCGCCCGGGAGCTCGGCGCCGTGATCGCGAGCGACGAGTGCTACGCCGAGCTCGGCTGGGAGGGGGAGTGGGCCGACGGGCCGACGCCCTCCATCCTCGACGCGCGCGTCGTCGGCGACGACCACACGGGCGTCCTCGCGCTCTACTCGCTCAGCAAGCAGTCGAACCTCGCGGGGTACCGGGCCGCGCTCGTGGCCGGCGACCGGGACGTGATCGCGCGGCTCATCCGCGTCCGCAAGCACGCGGGGCTCCTCCCGCCCGCGCCGCTCCAGCACGCGATGACGGTGGCGCTCGGCGACGACGAGCACGTGCGCGCCCAGCGCGAGCTCTACCGGGCCCGCCGCGACGTGCTCCGGCCCGCGCTCGAGGACGCCGGCTGGCGCATCGACCGCAGCGAGGCCGGCCTCTACCTCTGGGCGACCCGCGGCCGCGACGCCTGGGAGGGCATCGCGGAGCTCGCCGACCTCGGGATCCTCGCGGGCCCCGGTCCCTTCTACGGCGACGCGTCGCCCGAGCACGTGCGCCTGTCGCTCACGGCGACGGACGAGCGCATCCAGGCGGCGGCGGCCCGGCTGCGCGCCGCTTCCTCCACGTAG
- a CDS encoding citrate synthase: MTDGGQQADDRPKADEPRADEPQAEQKPTATLTYPGGRVEFPILPAVDGASSIDISALTKKTGLTTLDNGFVNTASTRSAITYIDGEQGILRYRGYPIEQLARQSSYLEVAWLLIHGELPTADQLGGFEEDIRRHTLLHEDFKGLFRALPTNAHPMSVLSSAVSALSTYYEDSLSVHDPEQVEISTLRLLAKLPVIAAYAHKKSLGQAFLYPDNSLSFVDNFLRLNFGNNAEPYEVDPVVSRALERLLILHEDHEQNASTSTVRLVGSTEANMFSSVSAGIGALFGPLHGGANEAVLSMLGRIRDSGEGVDRYVERVKNKEDGVRLMGFGHRVYKNFDPRARLVKESADEVLEALGIQDPLLDIAKELEAVALADDYFIERKLYPNVDFYTGVIYKAMGFPTRMFTALFTIGRLPGWIAHWREMNEDQATKIGRPQQLYIGQPARDLPPRD, translated from the coding sequence GTGACCGATGGCGGGCAGCAGGCGGACGACCGGCCGAAGGCGGACGAGCCCCGGGCGGACGAGCCCCAGGCGGAGCAGAAGCCCACGGCGACGCTGACGTACCCCGGCGGCCGGGTGGAGTTCCCCATCCTCCCCGCGGTCGACGGCGCGTCCAGCATCGACATCTCGGCTCTCACGAAGAAGACGGGCCTCACGACGCTCGACAACGGCTTCGTCAACACGGCGTCGACCCGCTCGGCCATCACGTACATCGACGGCGAGCAGGGCATCCTCCGCTACCGCGGCTACCCCATCGAGCAGCTCGCGCGCCAGTCGAGCTACCTCGAGGTGGCCTGGCTCCTCATCCACGGCGAGCTCCCCACCGCGGACCAGCTCGGCGGGTTCGAGGAGGACATCCGCCGCCACACGCTGCTCCACGAGGACTTCAAGGGCCTGTTCCGCGCGCTGCCCACGAACGCGCACCCCATGTCGGTGCTCTCGAGCGCGGTGTCGGCCCTCTCCACCTACTACGAGGACTCGCTGAGCGTCCACGACCCCGAGCAGGTCGAGATCTCCACGCTGCGCCTGCTGGCGAAGCTGCCGGTCATCGCGGCGTACGCGCACAAGAAGAGCCTCGGCCAGGCGTTCCTCTACCCGGACAACTCGCTGTCGTTCGTCGACAACTTCCTCCGCCTCAACTTCGGCAACAACGCCGAGCCCTACGAGGTCGACCCGGTGGTCAGCCGGGCGCTCGAGCGCCTGCTCATCCTGCACGAGGACCACGAGCAGAACGCGTCGACGTCGACCGTGCGGCTCGTCGGATCCACCGAGGCGAACATGTTCTCCTCCGTCTCGGCCGGCATCGGCGCGCTCTTCGGCCCGCTGCACGGCGGCGCGAACGAGGCCGTGCTCTCCATGCTCGGCCGCATCCGCGACTCCGGCGAGGGCGTCGACCGCTACGTCGAGCGCGTGAAGAACAAGGAGGACGGCGTCCGCCTCATGGGCTTCGGGCACCGCGTCTACAAGAACTTCGACCCGCGCGCCCGCCTCGTGAAGGAGAGCGCCGACGAGGTGCTCGAGGCGCTCGGCATCCAGGACCCGCTGCTCGACATCGCCAAGGAGCTCGAGGCCGTCGCCCTCGCGGACGACTACTTCATCGAGCGGAAGCTGTACCCGAACGTCGACTTCTACACGGGCGTCATCTACAAGGCCATGGGCTTCCCCACGCGCATGTTCACCGCGCTGTTCACCATCGGGCGCCTGCCCGGCTGGATCGCGCACTGGCGCGAGATGAACGAGGACCAGGCCACCAAGATCGGCCGCCCGCAGCAGCTCTACATCGGCCAGCCCGCGCGCGACCTGCCGCCCCGCGACTGA